A section of the Cervus canadensis isolate Bull #8, Minnesota chromosome 8, ASM1932006v1, whole genome shotgun sequence genome encodes:
- the FOXI2 gene encoding forkhead box protein I2, with the protein MAEYGDGSGPSAAPHGQARAAARPSGFACGDLGAAGAGPRLWLNAPALSSAPYAPGPVPAAPYGAPGPLLAAPGGLAGADLAWLSLPGQQELLRLVRPPYSYSALIAMAIQSAPRRKLTLSQIYQYVAGNFPFYKRSKAGWQNSIRHNLSLNDCFKKVPRDEDDPGKGNYWTLDPNCEKMFDNGNFRRKRKRRGEASAVAPSGPQSLAGAKTPELEPLGAASPDLRASASPPAPEAAACFSSLASAVGALAGGFSPFPGGLAGDFSFGRPTTIATHSPQVPGPAPGFAAGQQTAATGFCVGHFIYSREGTEV; encoded by the exons ATGGCTGAATACGGCGACGGCTCGGGGCCCTCTGCGGCCCCGCACGGCCAGGCCCGGGCGGCCGCGCGCCCCTCCGGCTTCGCGTGCGGAGATCTGGGCGCAGCGGGCGCCGGCCCGCGCCTGTGGCTGAACGCGCCCGCTCTCAGCTCCGCGCCCTACGCGCCGGGCCCCGTGCCCGCGGCCCCCTACGGGGCCCCCGGCCCGCTCCTCGCGGCCCCCGGCGGCCTGGCAGGCGCCGACCTGGCGTGGCTGAGCCTGCCGGGCCAGCAGGAGCTGCTGAGGCTGGTGCGGCCGCCCTACTCGTACTCGGCGCTCATCGCCATGGCCATCCAGAGCGCGCCGCGGCGCAAGCTGACGCTCAGCCAGATCTACCAGTACGTGGCCGGCAACTTCCCCTTCTACAAGCGCAGCAAGGCGGGCTGGCAGAACTCCATCCGCCACAACCTGTCCCTCAACGACTGCTTCAAGAAGGTGCCCCGCGACGAGGACGACCCAG GTAAAGGCAATTACTGGACCCTGGATCCAAACTGCGAGAAGATGTTTGACAACGGGAACTTCCGAAGGAAGAGGAAGCGGAGGGGGGAGGCGAGCGCGGTCGCACCGTCGGGTCCCCAGAGCCTGGCTGGAGCCAAGACGCCGGAGCTGGAGCCCCTGGGCGCCGCCTCCCCTGACCTGCGGGCCTCGGCGTCCCCGCCCGCGCCCGAGGCCGCGGCCTGCTTCTCCAGTTTGGCCTCGGCCGTGGGTGCCCTGGCTGGCGGCTTCAGTCCCTTTCCCGGGGGCCTGGCGGGAGACTTTTCCTTCGGGAGACCCACGACGATCGCCACTCACAGCCCCCAGGTCCCCGGCCCGGCGCCCGGCTTCGCCGCTGGCCAGCAGACGGCAGCCACCGGCTTCTGCGTCGGTCACTTCATCTACAGTCGTGAGGGGACCGAAGTTTGA